Proteins encoded together in one Streptomyces sp. TLI_171 window:
- a CDS encoding DUF1152 domain-containing protein has product MLIAGSGGGHDVYAGLPIALALHAAGREVHLANLSFTHHYGLDAATWAAPNLARITPDTRSAESNIPERSLARWLHDHRLPDTVWAFASVGVKPLRAAYRTLVRRLGIDAILLVDGGTDILMRGDEAGLGTPEEDMASLAAVARLSNVPTRLVACLGFGIDAHHGVNHSLVLENLAALQRDGGYLGAFSLPADSPEGALYLDAVERAGAASPERPSIVQRSVAAALRGEFGDVALAERVPGSELFVNPLMALYFGVTVAALAARNLYLGRLEGTVLTREIASVIADFREELPRLRAARTFPH; this is encoded by the coding sequence ATCCTGATCGCCGGGTCCGGCGGCGGCCACGACGTCTACGCGGGCCTCCCGATCGCGCTCGCCCTGCACGCCGCCGGCCGCGAAGTCCACCTGGCCAACCTCTCGTTCACCCACCACTACGGGCTGGACGCCGCCACCTGGGCGGCCCCGAACCTGGCCCGGATCACGCCCGACACCCGGTCCGCCGAGTCGAACATCCCCGAACGCAGCCTGGCCCGCTGGCTGCACGACCACCGACTGCCGGACACCGTCTGGGCGTTCGCCTCCGTGGGCGTCAAACCGCTGCGCGCCGCCTACCGCACCCTGGTGCGCCGGCTCGGCATCGACGCGATCCTGCTGGTCGACGGCGGCACCGACATCCTGATGCGCGGCGACGAGGCCGGACTCGGCACCCCCGAGGAGGACATGGCCTCGCTGGCCGCCGTCGCCCGCCTGAGCAACGTCCCGACCCGGCTGGTGGCCTGCCTGGGCTTCGGGATCGACGCGCACCACGGCGTCAACCACAGCCTGGTGCTGGAGAACCTGGCCGCCCTGCAGCGCGACGGCGGCTACCTCGGCGCGTTCTCGCTGCCCGCCGACTCGCCCGAGGGCGCGCTCTACCTGGACGCCGTCGAGCGGGCCGGGGCGGCGAGCCCGGAGCGGCCCAGCATCGTGCAGCGGTCGGTCGCGGCGGCGCTGCGCGGGGAGTTCGGCGACGTCGCCCTCGCCGAGCGGGTCCCGGGCAGTGAGCTGTTCGTGAATCCGCTGATGGCGCTGTACTTCGGCGTCACGGTGGCGGCGCTGGCCGCCCGCAACCTGTACCTGGGCCGGCTGGAGGGCACCGTGCTGACCAGGGAGATCGCCTCGGTGATCGCGGACTTCCGGGAGGAGCTGCCCCGGCTGCGGGCCGCCCGCACCTTCCCGCACTGA
- a CDS encoding SDR family oxidoreductase has translation MPSTDSTALTTRTALVTGGSGGIGRAVVRRLARDGYAVAVHYAGNQAKAEALVEEIAATGGRAIAVGGDVADEHAMAAAFDRAESAFGGLDVVVHTAGVMRLKPIAELDLDDLDAMHRTNIRGTFVVAQQSARRLRPGGALINFSTSVMGLQFPGYGAYAASKGAVEAMTLVLARELRGRDVTVNAVAPGPTATPLFLEGKDQDTVDRLAAQSPLERLGAPEDIAELTAFLASPAGHWVNGQNIRSNGGIV, from the coding sequence ATGCCCAGCACCGATTCCACCGCCCTCACCACCCGCACCGCCCTGGTCACCGGCGGCTCCGGCGGCATCGGCAGGGCCGTCGTCCGGCGGCTCGCCCGCGACGGGTACGCCGTCGCCGTCCACTACGCCGGCAACCAGGCCAAGGCCGAGGCCCTGGTCGAGGAGATCGCCGCGACCGGCGGCCGGGCCATCGCGGTCGGCGGCGACGTCGCCGACGAGCACGCCATGGCCGCCGCCTTCGACCGGGCGGAGAGCGCCTTCGGCGGCCTGGACGTGGTCGTGCACACCGCCGGCGTGATGCGACTGAAGCCGATCGCCGAACTGGACCTGGACGACCTGGACGCGATGCACCGCACCAACATCCGCGGCACCTTCGTGGTCGCCCAGCAGTCCGCCCGCCGGCTGCGCCCCGGCGGTGCGCTGATCAACTTCTCCACCTCGGTGATGGGCCTGCAGTTCCCCGGCTACGGCGCGTACGCGGCCAGCAAGGGCGCCGTCGAGGCGATGACCCTGGTGCTGGCCCGCGAGCTGCGCGGCCGTGACGTGACGGTCAACGCGGTCGCCCCCGGACCCACCGCCACCCCGCTGTTCCTGGAGGGCAAGGACCAGGACACCGTCGACCGCCTCGCCGCCCAGTCGCCGCTCGAACGGCTCGGCGCCCCCGAGGACATCGCCGAACTCACCGCCTTCCTGGCGAGCCCCGCCGGGCACTGGGTCAACGGCCAGAACATCCGCAGCAACGGCGGAATCGTCTAG
- a CDS encoding TetR/AcrR family transcriptional regulator, translating into MTDATTAGPQAGDLRSRMLEAAEALLNDSPDNDFSTRAVCDAVGVKQPVLYRLFGDKNGLLTALVEHGFERYIGRKQSLATTADPVADLRAGWDDHTDFALTNRALYRLMFSPVLPEVPEPANRIFELLRQTLDRCAAVGAMRIPTEQAAQAILAANVGVTLSLLSQPQRFSDPALSTRVRDAVFAACLTGSTPPTSSAEDQVASAARQLEAQIGQRAGTALKAEETALLLLWLRALQQGG; encoded by the coding sequence ATGACCGATGCCACCACGGCGGGCCCGCAGGCCGGCGACCTCCGCTCCCGGATGCTCGAAGCGGCCGAGGCGCTGCTCAACGACTCCCCCGACAACGACTTCTCCACCCGCGCGGTCTGTGACGCCGTCGGGGTCAAGCAGCCCGTCCTGTACCGGCTGTTCGGTGACAAGAACGGCCTGCTGACGGCCCTGGTCGAGCACGGCTTCGAGCGCTACATCGGCCGCAAGCAGTCGCTGGCGACCACCGCCGACCCGGTCGCCGACCTGCGCGCGGGCTGGGACGACCACACCGACTTCGCGCTCACCAACCGGGCGCTGTACCGGCTGATGTTCTCGCCCGTCCTCCCCGAGGTCCCCGAGCCCGCCAACCGGATCTTCGAACTCCTCAGGCAGACCCTGGACCGCTGTGCGGCGGTCGGCGCGATGCGCATCCCCACCGAACAGGCGGCCCAGGCCATCCTGGCCGCCAACGTCGGCGTCACCCTCAGCCTGCTCTCCCAGCCGCAGCGCTTCTCCGACCCCGCCCTCTCGACCCGGGTCCGGGACGCGGTGTTCGCCGCCTGCCTGACCGGGAGCACCCCGCCGACCTCCTCGGCGGAGGATCAAGTCGCCTCTGCAGCGCGCCAGTTGGAGGCGCAGATCGGCCAGCGGGCCGGTACCGCGCTGAAGGCCGAGGAGACCGCGCTGCTGCTGCTCTGGCTGCGGGCGCTGCAGCAGGGCGGCTGA
- a CDS encoding glyoxalase/bleomycin resistance/extradiol dioxygenase family protein, with product MNLVSVRLITADVDRLVAFYQHATGLTADRPTPDFAELRSPAGTLAIGSVRTVPLFAPGSAEPASNRSAIVEFLVEDVDLLHRRLADGGAEVVAAPATLPWGNRSLLVRDPDGTLVNFFTPVTPEARARAGR from the coding sequence ATGAACCTCGTCTCCGTCCGTCTGATCACCGCCGACGTCGACCGCCTGGTCGCCTTCTACCAGCACGCCACCGGCCTGACGGCCGACCGGCCGACCCCCGACTTCGCCGAACTCCGCAGCCCCGCCGGGACATTGGCGATCGGGAGCGTCCGCACCGTGCCGCTGTTCGCGCCGGGCTCGGCCGAGCCGGCCTCCAACCGCAGCGCCATCGTGGAGTTCCTGGTCGAGGACGTCGACCTGCTGCACCGCCGACTGGCCGACGGCGGAGCGGAGGTGGTCGCGGCGCCGGCCACCCTGCCCTGGGGCAACCGCTCGCTGCTGGTCCGCGACCCCGACGGCACCCTGGTGAACTTCTTCACCCCGGTGACGCCCGAGGCGCGGGCCAGGGCCGGCCGCTGA
- a CDS encoding YafY family protein — translation MTRPVGRVLTLLELLQSGGVRTVADLAGHLGVDERTVRRYVAQLVELDLPVESVRGRYGGYRLAPGHRMPPLMLTDEEAVAVLFGLTAAHRAGLSAASGTAGGTATAKIRRVLPRRLADRVDALLESVAFTAAPTPAAALDPEALLTVADAVRHRRPLAFRYTSADGRAGERSLLPYGLVAHTGRWYLTGWDTAAGAERLFRLDRLTAPRPLPGSFEPPAGADPAGRVLHALATAPHRHSVRLRIRSEAEPIRAHFPTGLALIADPDPEGWCAVDLQVDRLDWIPGVLAALDRPFRIDRPTELGGRVRALAARLAESAAAERG, via the coding sequence ATGACCCGACCCGTCGGACGCGTGCTGACCCTGCTGGAGCTCCTGCAGTCCGGCGGCGTCCGCACCGTCGCGGACCTGGCCGGCCACCTCGGCGTGGACGAGCGCACCGTCCGCCGGTACGTCGCGCAGCTGGTCGAACTCGACCTGCCGGTGGAGTCGGTGCGCGGCCGCTACGGCGGTTACCGGCTCGCCCCCGGGCACCGGATGCCGCCGCTGATGCTCACCGACGAGGAGGCGGTCGCCGTCCTGTTCGGCCTGACCGCCGCCCACCGGGCCGGGCTGTCGGCCGCCTCCGGCACCGCGGGCGGAACCGCCACGGCGAAGATCCGCCGGGTCCTGCCCCGCCGGCTCGCCGACCGGGTGGACGCCCTGCTGGAGTCGGTGGCCTTCACCGCCGCGCCGACCCCCGCCGCCGCCCTCGACCCAGAGGCCCTGCTGACCGTCGCCGACGCCGTCCGCCACCGCCGGCCGCTGGCGTTCCGGTACACCTCCGCCGACGGCCGGGCCGGCGAACGGTCACTGCTGCCGTACGGGCTGGTCGCGCACACCGGCCGCTGGTACCTGACCGGCTGGGACACCGCCGCCGGTGCCGAGCGGCTGTTCCGCCTGGACCGCCTGACCGCACCCCGCCCACTGCCCGGCAGCTTCGAACCCCCCGCCGGCGCGGACCCGGCCGGCCGCGTGCTGCACGCCCTCGCCACCGCGCCGCACCGGCACTCCGTGCGGCTGCGGATCCGCTCGGAGGCCGAGCCGATCCGCGCGCACTTCCCGACCGGCCTGGCCCTGATCGCCGACCCGGACCCGGAGGGCTGGTGCGCCGTCGACCTTCAGGTGGACCGACTCGACTGGATTCCTGGCGTGTTGGCCGCGCTCGACCGCCCGTTCCGGATCGACCGGCCCACCGAACTCGGCGGGCGAGTGCGCGCCCTGGCCGCCCGGCTCGCCGAATCGGCTGCGGCAGAGCGGGGCTGA
- a CDS encoding DUF1697 domain-containing protein: MVTYIAFLRAINVGGRTVKMDRLRELFAGLGLEGVRTYIQSGNVFFRTGETDRKALAERIGAALEEGLGYPVPVMLRTLEEVEAVVALDPFADVEVTEDKRLCVLFLSEPLPDGIELPAVSPKGDWEMIGATEDAAFVVMHVRNGRLNGNPATAFPKSYGGQATSRFFHTTAKIAAAARKD, encoded by the coding sequence ATGGTGACGTACATCGCCTTCCTGCGGGCGATCAATGTCGGTGGCCGCACCGTGAAGATGGACCGGTTGCGGGAGTTGTTCGCGGGTCTCGGGCTGGAGGGGGTACGGACGTACATCCAGAGCGGGAACGTGTTCTTCCGCACCGGCGAGACCGACCGGAAGGCGCTCGCGGAGCGGATCGGGGCGGCGCTGGAGGAGGGGCTGGGGTATCCGGTGCCGGTGATGCTGCGGACGCTCGAGGAGGTGGAGGCGGTCGTCGCGCTCGACCCGTTCGCCGACGTCGAGGTCACCGAGGACAAGCGGCTGTGCGTGCTGTTCCTCTCCGAGCCGCTGCCCGACGGCATCGAGTTGCCGGCCGTCTCGCCGAAGGGGGACTGGGAGATGATCGGGGCGACCGAGGACGCCGCGTTCGTGGTGATGCACGTGCGCAACGGGAGGCTGAACGGGAACCCGGCCACCGCCTTCCCCAAGTCCTACGGCGGGCAGGCGACCTCCCGGTTCTTCCACACCACCGCGAAGATCGCCGCCGCTGCCCGCAAGGACTGA
- a CDS encoding NAD(P)-dependent alcohol dehydrogenase codes for MKAVQYRTVGGHPEVVTVPDPEPGPGQVLLKVTAAGVCHSDIAVMSWPAEQLPFPLPLTLGHEGVGTIAALGAGVTGFTEGESVAVYGPWGCGACAKCAEGKENYCLRAAELGIMPPGLGAPGAMAEYLVVDDPRHLVPLGDLDPVRTVPLTDAGLTPYHAIKRSLPKLVPGSTAVVIGTGGLGHVAIQLLRAMTAARVIALDVSEEKLALARAVGAHEALLSNDAAVGAVRELTASLGAQAVLDFVGAPPTTALAGKLVAVEGDVTIVGIGGGTLAVGFGVLPYEVSVTSPYWGSRAELIEVLDLARAGVVDVHVETYGIDDAPLAYERLHAGRINGRAVILPNG; via the coding sequence ATGAAGGCAGTCCAGTACCGCACCGTCGGCGGCCACCCCGAGGTGGTCACCGTCCCCGACCCCGAACCCGGCCCCGGGCAGGTCCTGCTGAAGGTCACCGCCGCCGGGGTCTGCCACTCCGACATCGCCGTGATGAGCTGGCCCGCCGAACAGCTGCCGTTCCCGCTGCCGCTCACCCTCGGCCACGAGGGCGTCGGCACCATCGCCGCCCTGGGCGCCGGCGTCACCGGTTTCACCGAGGGCGAGTCGGTCGCCGTGTACGGGCCCTGGGGCTGCGGCGCCTGCGCCAAGTGCGCGGAGGGCAAGGAGAACTACTGCCTGCGGGCCGCCGAACTCGGCATCATGCCGCCCGGCCTGGGCGCGCCCGGCGCGATGGCCGAGTACCTGGTGGTCGACGACCCGCGCCACCTCGTCCCGCTCGGCGACCTCGACCCGGTGCGCACCGTCCCGCTGACCGACGCCGGCCTGACGCCCTATCACGCGATCAAGCGCTCGCTGCCGAAGCTGGTCCCCGGCTCCACCGCCGTGGTGATCGGGACGGGCGGCCTCGGGCACGTCGCGATCCAGCTGCTGCGCGCGATGACCGCGGCGCGGGTGATCGCGCTCGACGTCTCGGAGGAGAAGCTGGCCCTCGCCCGGGCGGTCGGCGCGCACGAGGCCCTGCTGTCGAACGACGCGGCGGTCGGCGCCGTCCGCGAACTCACCGCCAGCCTCGGCGCGCAGGCCGTCCTCGACTTCGTCGGCGCCCCGCCCACCACGGCGCTGGCCGGGAAGCTGGTGGCCGTCGAGGGCGACGTCACCATCGTGGGCATCGGCGGCGGCACCCTCGCCGTCGGCTTCGGCGTCCTGCCGTACGAGGTGTCGGTGACCTCGCCGTACTGGGGCAGCCGCGCCGAGCTGATCGAGGTCCTCGACCTGGCCCGGGCCGGGGTGGTGGACGTGCACGTGGAGACGTACGGGATCGACGACGCACCGCTCGCCTACGAGCGGCTGCACGCGGGCAGGATCAACGGCCGCGCGGTGATCCTCCCCAACGGCTGA
- a CDS encoding SDR family NAD(P)-dependent oxidoreductase, translated as MTTQEFAGRTALVTGGASGIGLAVAGLLAERGAKVAVADFNLDGAREAAAKLSATGAEALAVQVDVTDPDSVEAAVRATVQGLGPLSLAVNNAGIGGPVAPTGEYDPEDWRRVLATNLDGVFYSLRHEVPELLAAGGGSIVNMASILGTNGFAGSPAYVAAKHGVVGLTKTTALEYAPHGIRVNAVGPGFIDTPLLKDTDPAGRDLLVSLHPAGRLGRAEEVAELTAFLLSDRASFVTGSYHLVDGGYSAR; from the coding sequence ATGACCACCCAGGAGTTCGCCGGCCGCACCGCCCTCGTCACCGGAGGCGCCTCCGGCATCGGCCTCGCCGTCGCCGGGCTGCTCGCCGAGCGCGGCGCCAAGGTCGCCGTCGCCGACTTCAACCTCGACGGTGCGCGCGAGGCGGCCGCGAAGCTCTCCGCCACCGGCGCCGAGGCGCTGGCCGTGCAGGTCGACGTCACCGACCCCGACTCCGTCGAGGCCGCCGTCCGCGCCACCGTGCAGGGTCTCGGCCCGCTCTCCCTCGCCGTCAACAACGCCGGCATCGGCGGGCCGGTCGCCCCCACCGGGGAGTACGACCCCGAGGACTGGCGCCGGGTCCTCGCCACCAACCTCGACGGCGTCTTCTACTCGCTCCGCCACGAGGTGCCCGAACTGCTCGCCGCCGGCGGCGGATCGATCGTCAACATGGCGTCCATCCTCGGCACCAACGGCTTCGCCGGCTCGCCCGCGTACGTCGCCGCCAAGCACGGCGTGGTCGGCCTCACCAAGACCACCGCCCTCGAATACGCCCCGCACGGCATCCGGGTCAACGCCGTCGGCCCCGGCTTCATCGACACCCCGCTGCTCAAGGACACCGACCCGGCCGGCCGCGACCTGCTGGTCTCGCTGCACCCCGCCGGACGCCTCGGCCGCGCCGAGGAGGTCGCCGAGCTCACCGCTTTCCTGCTCTCCGACCGGGCCTCCTTCGTCACCGGCAGCTACCACCTGGTCGACGGCGGCTACTCCGCCCGCTGA
- a CDS encoding TetR family transcriptional regulator, translated as MSTDQPPAPVTLPAQPGRRDRKARRTREAMADAALHLTLEHGLAALAVEHVTDAADVSRRTFSRYFASREEAVLDCLRADFTRINQALAARPPAEAPYAAYRAAVTAWLHDPDHPAWHLRPGMRALFALIDEEPALTAAYRRIAVAEEEQSIRLVADRLGLHPETDLRPAVAVGLGVAALHAATRTWVRDPAGDLPALIDRAFDLVAAEPPR; from the coding sequence ATGAGCACCGACCAGCCCCCCGCGCCGGTCACCCTGCCGGCCCAACCCGGACGGCGCGACCGCAAGGCCCGCCGCACCCGCGAGGCGATGGCCGACGCCGCCCTGCACCTCACCCTGGAGCACGGCCTCGCCGCCCTCGCCGTCGAGCACGTCACCGACGCGGCCGACGTCTCCCGGCGCACCTTCAGCCGCTACTTCGCCTCCCGCGAGGAGGCCGTCCTCGACTGCCTGCGCGCCGACTTCACCCGGATCAACCAGGCGCTCGCCGCCCGGCCCCCCGCCGAGGCCCCGTACGCCGCCTACCGGGCCGCCGTCACCGCCTGGCTGCACGACCCCGACCACCCCGCCTGGCACCTCCGCCCCGGCATGCGCGCCCTGTTCGCGCTGATCGACGAGGAGCCCGCGCTGACCGCCGCCTACCGGCGGATCGCCGTCGCCGAGGAGGAGCAGTCGATCCGCCTGGTCGCCGACCGGCTCGGCCTGCACCCCGAGACCGACCTCCGGCCCGCCGTCGCCGTCGGCCTCGGCGTCGCCGCCCTGCACGCCGCCACCCGCACCTGGGTGCGCGACCCCGCGGGCGACCTGCCCGCCCTGATCGACCGCGCCTTCGACCTGGTCGCGGCCGAACCCCCGCGCTGA
- a CDS encoding hemerythrin domain-containing protein, protein MSRHLLPVGPATVPAPRGEKPAAPAVEPIPFAGLRLVHAAVRRDLARLPQALRLLQPEDFEGAQALKRHWDFVTAMVTCHHEQQDTRLWPLLRRFAPELRLLLNWLESDHHNLDQCFTRTTTLVGIATRDPASSWPVSYAVEELAARVETHLRIEERQLLPRMAGVFRPGSRIGTLPELLDLLRFADGPAPSDALVWLLEGVDPVQIDRLLADCDDETARHWPHWRDTYARCTDRLWGPAGQ, encoded by the coding sequence ATGTCCCGCCACCTGCTGCCCGTAGGCCCCGCGACCGTTCCCGCCCCGCGGGGCGAGAAGCCCGCCGCCCCGGCGGTCGAGCCCATCCCGTTCGCCGGACTGCGCCTGGTGCACGCCGCCGTCCGGCGCGATCTCGCCCGCCTCCCGCAGGCCCTGCGCCTGCTCCAGCCCGAGGACTTCGAGGGCGCCCAGGCGCTCAAGCGGCACTGGGACTTCGTCACCGCCATGGTCACCTGCCACCACGAGCAGCAGGACACCCGGCTGTGGCCGCTGCTGCGCCGCTTCGCACCCGAACTGCGGCTGCTGCTCAACTGGCTGGAGTCCGACCACCACAACCTCGACCAGTGCTTCACCCGCACCACCACCCTGGTCGGCATCGCCACCCGCGACCCCGCCAGCTCCTGGCCGGTCTCCTACGCCGTCGAGGAGCTCGCCGCCCGGGTGGAGACCCACCTGCGGATCGAGGAGCGCCAGCTGCTGCCGAGGATGGCGGGCGTCTTCCGGCCCGGATCCCGGATCGGCACCCTGCCCGAACTGCTCGACCTGCTGCGCTTCGCCGACGGCCCGGCCCCGTCCGACGCCCTGGTGTGGCTGCTCGAAGGCGTCGACCCGGTCCAGATCGACCGGCTGCTCGCCGACTGCGACGACGAGACCGCCCGCCACTGGCCGCACTGGCGCGACACCTACGCCCGCTGCACCGACCGGCTGTGGGGGCCGGCCGGCCAGTAG
- a CDS encoding esterase family protein, whose product MLPQPHPAAARRPLAAVALLALAVPLAACGGGGSGANDAKAAISAGRASGPAAATSTPPPPKPSKVLMPTGPAAQFAKARDTSAGPILMTTVTGAKSGVSGKVWVWLPPQYNDPKYAKTGFPVLTLYAGGQSAGYNTWTDNQLPIQEVDQQLVAEGKAHPFIMIMPVQNLDSNESKALECADIPGQPKIGTWMSQDVPDFVRANFRTVKGRDGWAVMGASTGAFCSAKLALQHPDVFRAAVPIDGYWNPDSPLWKGHEQERLANSPDQLIGAGTADVKMLATAGGANAYEIKLVKNWVAKAKAPTTVEYYEQPGGKHLTSDFKKMIPTTLQWLTANTAGPESD is encoded by the coding sequence GTGCTGCCGCAGCCCCACCCCGCCGCCGCCCGCCGCCCGCTGGCGGCCGTCGCCCTGCTCGCCCTCGCCGTCCCGCTCGCCGCGTGCGGCGGCGGCGGCTCCGGCGCGAACGACGCCAAGGCGGCGATCTCCGCCGGCCGTGCCTCCGGCCCCGCCGCCGCCACCAGCACCCCGCCGCCGCCCAAGCCGTCCAAGGTGCTGATGCCGACCGGCCCGGCCGCGCAGTTCGCCAAGGCCCGCGACACCTCGGCCGGGCCGATCCTGATGACCACCGTGACCGGCGCCAAGTCCGGGGTGAGCGGCAAGGTCTGGGTCTGGCTGCCGCCGCAGTACAACGATCCCAAGTACGCGAAGACCGGCTTCCCGGTGCTCACGCTGTACGCGGGCGGGCAGAGCGCCGGCTACAACACCTGGACCGACAACCAGCTGCCGATCCAGGAGGTCGACCAGCAGCTGGTCGCCGAGGGCAAGGCGCACCCGTTCATCATGATCATGCCGGTGCAGAACCTGGACTCCAACGAGTCCAAGGCGCTGGAGTGCGCCGACATCCCCGGCCAGCCGAAGATCGGCACCTGGATGTCGCAGGACGTCCCGGACTTCGTCCGGGCCAACTTCCGCACCGTCAAGGGCCGCGACGGCTGGGCGGTGATGGGCGCCTCCACCGGCGCGTTCTGCAGCGCCAAGCTCGCCCTGCAGCACCCGGACGTGTTCCGGGCCGCGGTGCCGATCGACGGCTACTGGAACCCCGACTCGCCGCTCTGGAAGGGCCACGAGCAGGAGCGGCTGGCCAACAGCCCCGACCAGCTGATCGGGGCGGGCACCGCCGACGTGAAGATGCTCGCCACCGCGGGCGGCGCCAACGCGTACGAGATCAAGCTGGTGAAGAACTGGGTGGCCAAGGCCAAGGCGCCCACCACCGTCGAGTACTACGAGCAGCCCGGCGGCAAGCACCTCACCTCCGACTTCAAGAAGATGATCCCCACCACCCTGCAGTGGCTCACCGCGAACACTGCCGGGCCCGAGTCCGACTGA
- a CDS encoding SDR family oxidoreductase: MSQQVAVITGAGSGVGRAVARELASTGWRLALVGRRAEPLAETAAGLDPERALVLPADVTDEPQVEAVFDAAAAQFGRIDLLFNNAGRFGPSAPVEEVAAADWRAVVDVNLTGAFLCARAAFRRMKDQRPQGGRIVNNGSISAHVPRPHAIAYTATKHAITGLTRALSLEGRPYRIACGQLDIGNAATDMTAAMSAGVRQADGRVAPEPTMDVADVARTVRHMAELPLEANVQFATVMATAMPYIGRG; this comes from the coding sequence GTGTCCCAGCAGGTTGCCGTGATCACCGGGGCGGGCAGCGGCGTCGGCCGCGCCGTGGCCCGCGAACTCGCCTCGACCGGCTGGCGGTTGGCGCTGGTGGGCCGCCGCGCCGAGCCGCTGGCGGAGACCGCCGCCGGGCTCGACCCGGAACGGGCCCTGGTGCTGCCCGCCGACGTCACCGACGAGCCGCAGGTGGAGGCGGTGTTCGACGCCGCCGCCGCGCAGTTCGGCCGGATCGACCTGCTGTTCAACAACGCCGGCCGGTTCGGCCCGTCCGCCCCGGTCGAGGAGGTGGCCGCGGCCGACTGGCGGGCCGTGGTGGACGTCAACCTGACCGGCGCGTTCCTGTGTGCGCGCGCCGCGTTCCGCCGGATGAAGGACCAGCGCCCGCAGGGCGGACGCATCGTCAACAACGGGTCGATCTCGGCGCACGTGCCGCGCCCGCACGCGATCGCCTACACCGCGACCAAGCACGCGATCACCGGCCTGACCAGGGCCCTGTCACTGGAGGGTCGCCCGTACCGGATCGCCTGCGGGCAGCTCGACATCGGCAACGCGGCCACCGACATGACGGCGGCGATGAGCGCCGGGGTGCGGCAGGCGGACGGCCGGGTCGCCCCGGAGCCGACCATGGACGTGGCGGACGTGGCCCGGACGGTGCGTCACATGGCGGAGCTGCCGCTGGAGGCGAACGTGCAGTTCGCGACGGTGATGGCCACCGCGATGCCGTACATCGGCCGGGGCTGA